One stretch of Roseimicrobium sp. ORNL1 DNA includes these proteins:
- a CDS encoding zonular occludens toxin domain-containing protein encodes MGLYLVTGVMGGGKTMFCVETIHQALGEGAVVHTNIHLNDDELAQKGWTEQYVRLPENPDEWRPLLRKGAEGAENLLVVDEASLTFHVHDQQRKRDSNKDIFELLVWSRRAGLDVYFASQSAQNIDAQLRRMTEIRYHCTQVKMIPFIGPWMKHFVGDFMRTRYAGGDGKNRIGTTYHRFRKEIAELYNTHDLHGRNLGIQDGGPTRKKKKNNDARTSAILMLFLLASVLFGAWRFYGLFWGRDEQTEVVQPSELIPSVAASKDAASPAPEIIAPRVFKVAVAGRVLEWAVDSSDDLLVAAQMDEPLRIFVRGGGLLQLGKPYEGDLVESIVTAHQRYYVLCASGRKLVARKPTRKEQEEWRAISSTRRGWSAWGSAPAQASASDSR; translated from the coding sequence ATGGGCCTTTACCTTGTAACTGGTGTGATGGGTGGAGGCAAAACGATGTTTTGCGTGGAGACCATACATCAGGCCCTTGGTGAGGGGGCCGTGGTGCACACCAACATTCACTTGAACGATGACGAGCTTGCCCAAAAGGGTTGGACTGAGCAGTACGTGAGGCTCCCCGAGAATCCTGACGAGTGGCGGCCACTGTTGCGCAAAGGTGCGGAAGGTGCGGAGAATCTTCTTGTGGTCGATGAGGCCTCGCTCACGTTCCACGTACACGACCAGCAACGCAAACGCGATTCAAACAAGGATATCTTCGAGCTGCTGGTGTGGTCTCGGCGTGCAGGCCTCGATGTGTATTTTGCAAGCCAGTCGGCGCAGAATATTGACGCGCAGCTTCGCAGGATGACGGAAATTCGTTACCACTGCACGCAGGTGAAGATGATTCCTTTCATCGGTCCGTGGATGAAACATTTTGTCGGGGATTTCATGCGCACACGGTACGCGGGCGGCGACGGTAAAAATCGCATCGGGACCACTTACCACCGCTTCCGCAAAGAGATCGCTGAACTCTACAACACGCACGACCTGCACGGCAGGAACTTGGGGATTCAGGACGGCGGGCCTACGCGCAAGAAGAAGAAGAACAACGACGCGCGCACCTCCGCGATTCTGATGCTGTTTTTGCTGGCGTCGGTCCTCTTTGGTGCGTGGAGGTTCTACGGCTTGTTTTGGGGCCGTGACGAACAAACAGAAGTAGTGCAACCCAGTGAATTGATTCCTTCGGTCGCTGCGTCGAAGGATGCCGCCTCCCCTGCTCCGGAAATCATCGCGCCCCGGGTGTTCAAGGTAGCTGTCGCCGGTCGCGTACTCGAGTGGGCCGTGGATTCGTCAGATGACTTGCTTGTGGCGGCGCAGATGGATGAACCGTTGAGAATCTTCGTGCGCGGCGGCGGCTTGCTTCAGCTCGGCAAGCCCTATGAGGGCGACCTGGTCGAGAGCATCGTGACTGCCCATCAGCGTTACTACGTGCTTTGTGCCAGCGGTCGCAAGCTGGTAGCGAGAAAACCAACGCGAAAGGAACAAGAAGAATGGAGAGCTATTTCGTCTACACGGCGGGGCTGGTCTGCCTGGGGTTCGGCACCGGCGCAGGCCTCGGCCTCGGATTCCAGATGA
- a CDS encoding DEAD/DEAH box helicase, whose protein sequence is MEVTEKWLGDIGGWQAMKAAREYVRTGQVANATRDGIIFRGDVGYGQRALRSTLVAAGGMKTEAKCGCNDARRGLICSHAIAVALSIISPQLVGKRPEPAPAAAGQGGAAGAAPGSSPATGSSPDSRASQEAQAPAKPARPELNEQDVPAGTYTVHISTPHFIQLPQPATPSRSGGIPAPMGAGTTRATGKGTPAAASGSSASIPVSIQFNPAAAAAPDAPRDLTVAKWLYDHELPLAPTAAQHLRLPADDLSDLLEALIDHPDVHPTLPGRAGVTLPAAGSKGGSKASQELTISEDKLIVSSATRWILHSEIDNLRQYVAFQLSNAGHETLHLGETLWLYDSESNALQAVPHVPEALQPMWHTLITGAPVRQPISWVASHLTAITELFELPPGPNSAESIRLMPASPRFECQLDGSQRQLQAKISLRYPHYDPANPPSGASQGAVAPESITYPIQDERNKLVFYARNFPAEFALQRQIQSTGFLQTNILNTFELKGEREVLDFLSSHLAKFRQKFEVTEGDGFKNLLNTFSIIRPFIKSARNLSAPQQAGAKEGAPTQASGNDWLTLEVAYEASDGFHIPRQDVLRLIRSGKRDYQGRDGKRYLIDVDSCEELESTLQDVNTRFTGGNHVAIRGRQVEALEAFLPADSPILLDPIPFLEEEVVRSRLGRFGEMLRPYQLEGVRWLERHSRSGGGGLLADEMGLGKTVQTLALVRLVLDARVAQSTSKSKSKAAESVPGPALIVCPTSLLGNWSEEAARFTPELKTHISHQGKRHAALEKLADFDVIFTSYALIQRDLEYYKAVNFSAIVLDEASYIRNPDTESARAVRQLQAVARFTLTGTPVENSVKDLWSIFAFTLPGYLPILSDFQDRFVKPLAKAAAAGSGNNMASFSGEGGARSPAAAIMERLRRLIRPHILRRTKREVAKDLPEKIEKVLWCELTQAQKTIYQRLLDEGREEIRAARLRGPGGSRMTMFTVLLRLRQVCNDLSLLGIKTAGAKAEAAAPAEVVEAPAAKGGKAKKSAAPKPKAPSLSSGKLPVYEELLTESIEGGHKTLIFSQFVGMLKMLKAHAEAQGIPHCYLDGSSTDRPAQVASFQNDPEKKLFFISLKAGGYGLNLTAADEVVLVDPWWNPAVEAQAIDRAHRIGQGRPVTAYRLVCRGTVEEKILALQQKKRAVMDMALEDDAAIFAGVTDEELDELLQ, encoded by the coding sequence ATGGAGGTAACGGAAAAGTGGTTAGGAGACATCGGTGGCTGGCAGGCAATGAAAGCGGCCAGGGAATACGTGCGCACAGGTCAAGTGGCCAATGCGACGCGGGACGGCATCATTTTCAGGGGGGACGTGGGCTACGGCCAGCGCGCCCTCCGGTCAACCCTGGTCGCGGCTGGCGGCATGAAGACGGAGGCCAAGTGCGGGTGCAATGATGCCCGACGGGGCCTCATCTGCAGCCACGCCATCGCGGTGGCCCTCTCTATTATCAGTCCCCAGCTTGTTGGGAAAAGACCAGAGCCCGCGCCAGCCGCAGCAGGGCAGGGGGGTGCTGCTGGTGCGGCGCCCGGGTCCTCGCCAGCTACCGGCTCTTCACCCGATAGCCGGGCTTCCCAAGAGGCACAGGCTCCCGCCAAACCCGCTCGTCCTGAGCTCAATGAGCAGGACGTTCCCGCCGGGACCTACACCGTACACATCTCGACCCCGCACTTCATCCAGCTCCCGCAGCCCGCCACCCCTTCAAGGAGTGGGGGCATTCCTGCCCCCATGGGAGCAGGCACCACCCGCGCCACGGGGAAGGGGACCCCTGCAGCCGCCTCAGGCAGCTCGGCCAGTATCCCGGTCTCCATCCAGTTCAATCCCGCAGCTGCCGCCGCTCCAGACGCCCCGCGCGACCTGACGGTGGCGAAGTGGCTCTACGACCACGAGCTGCCCCTCGCGCCCACTGCGGCCCAGCATCTGCGCCTTCCCGCCGATGACCTCAGCGACCTGCTGGAGGCTCTCATCGACCACCCGGACGTGCACCCGACCTTGCCGGGCAGGGCAGGGGTTACGCTTCCTGCTGCCGGAAGTAAAGGTGGCTCGAAGGCTTCGCAGGAGTTAACTATCAGCGAAGATAAGTTAATCGTTTCCAGTGCTACACGCTGGATTCTCCATTCTGAGATTGATAACTTGAGGCAATACGTTGCCTTCCAACTTTCTAACGCGGGTCATGAGACTCTGCATCTGGGCGAAACCCTCTGGCTTTACGACTCCGAGTCCAACGCCCTGCAGGCCGTCCCACACGTGCCGGAGGCGCTGCAGCCCATGTGGCACACCCTCATTACCGGCGCGCCGGTTCGGCAGCCCATCAGCTGGGTCGCCAGCCATCTGACTGCCATCACCGAGCTCTTCGAGCTCCCGCCCGGTCCGAACAGCGCCGAAAGCATCCGCCTCATGCCGGCCAGCCCGCGCTTTGAGTGCCAGTTGGACGGCTCCCAGCGACAGCTCCAGGCGAAGATTTCGCTGCGATATCCGCACTACGATCCCGCAAATCCGCCCTCTGGCGCCTCTCAGGGCGCAGTTGCGCCAGAATCCATCACATACCCGATTCAAGACGAGCGCAATAAACTGGTATTTTACGCCAGGAATTTCCCGGCAGAATTCGCCCTCCAGCGGCAAATTCAATCCACGGGATTCCTGCAAACAAATATACTTAACACATTCGAACTAAAAGGAGAACGTGAAGTCTTAGACTTCCTTTCTTCTCATCTGGCCAAATTCCGCCAGAAGTTCGAAGTGACCGAGGGCGACGGCTTCAAGAACCTCCTAAACACCTTCTCGATCATCCGGCCCTTCATCAAGAGCGCCCGGAATCTCTCGGCCCCACAGCAGGCAGGAGCCAAGGAAGGCGCGCCGACCCAGGCCTCCGGAAACGACTGGCTCACGCTTGAGGTGGCGTACGAGGCCTCAGACGGCTTCCACATCCCGCGGCAGGACGTCCTCCGCCTCATCCGCAGCGGCAAGCGTGACTACCAGGGCCGCGACGGCAAGCGCTACCTCATCGATGTCGACAGCTGCGAGGAGCTGGAGTCCACCCTGCAGGACGTGAACACCCGCTTCACCGGCGGCAACCACGTGGCCATCCGCGGCCGCCAGGTGGAGGCGTTGGAAGCCTTCCTTCCCGCCGACAGCCCCATCCTGCTGGACCCCATTCCGTTCTTGGAGGAGGAGGTTGTGCGCAGCCGCCTCGGCCGCTTCGGGGAAATGCTCCGGCCTTACCAGCTTGAGGGCGTCCGCTGGCTGGAGCGCCACAGCCGCTCCGGTGGCGGTGGCCTGCTGGCGGATGAAATGGGTCTCGGCAAGACCGTCCAGACCCTCGCCCTGGTGCGACTCGTCCTGGACGCTCGTGTCGCCCAATCGACCTCCAAGTCAAAATCCAAGGCGGCCGAGTCCGTGCCCGGCCCCGCGCTCATCGTGTGTCCGACCTCACTCCTGGGGAACTGGTCCGAGGAAGCCGCCCGCTTCACCCCAGAGCTGAAAACGCACATTTCCCACCAGGGGAAGCGCCATGCTGCTTTGGAAAAGCTTGCTGATTTCGACGTGATATTCACCTCTTACGCCCTCATCCAGCGTGATTTGGAGTATTACAAGGCCGTGAACTTCTCCGCCATTGTGCTGGATGAAGCCAGCTACATCCGGAATCCGGATACCGAATCCGCCCGCGCCGTCCGCCAGCTTCAGGCGGTCGCCCGGTTCACCCTCACCGGTACCCCCGTGGAGAACTCGGTGAAGGACCTCTGGTCCATCTTCGCCTTCACACTCCCGGGTTACCTGCCGATTCTGTCGGACTTCCAGGACCGCTTCGTGAAGCCTCTGGCGAAGGCCGCCGCCGCTGGCTCCGGGAACAACATGGCGTCCTTCTCCGGTGAAGGGGGCGCCCGCTCACCGGCCGCCGCCATCATGGAGCGCCTCCGCCGCCTCATCCGCCCCCACATCCTCCGCCGCACGAAGCGGGAAGTGGCCAAGGACCTGCCCGAGAAGATTGAAAAGGTCCTCTGGTGCGAGCTCACCCAGGCGCAGAAGACCATCTACCAGCGCCTCCTCGACGAGGGTCGCGAGGAAATCCGCGCCGCCCGTCTCCGCGGCCCTGGCGGGAGCCGCATGACCATGTTCACCGTGCTGCTGCGGCTCCGGCAGGTTTGTAACGATCTCAGCTTGTTGGGCATCAAAACCGCCGGCGCCAAGGCCGAAGCGGCAGCACCCGCCGAGGTCGTGGAAGCACCGGCCGCCAAGGGCGGCAAAGCCAAGAAATCCGCTGCGCCCAAGCCCAAGGCCCCAAGCCTCTCCTCCGGCAAGCTTCCCGTGTACGAGGAATTGCTGACGGAATCCATCGAAGGTGGTCACAAGACGCTGATTTTCAGCCAGTTCGTGGGCATGTTGAAGATGCTCAAGGCCCATGCCGAGGCCCAGGGCATCCCGCATTGCTATCTCGACGGCTCCAGCACCGACCGGCCCGCGCAGGTCGCCAGCTTCCAGAACGACCCCGAGAAGAAGCTCTTCTTCATCTCGCTCAAGGCTGGCGGCTACGGTCTGAACCTCACCGCCGCCGACGAAGTCGTCCTCGTCGACCCCTGGTGGAATCCCGCCGTCGAGGCCCAAGCCATCGACCGTGCCCACCGAATCGGGCAGGGGAGACCTGTCACCGCCTACCGCCTCGTTTGCCGGGGGACCGTCGAGGAGAAAATCCTGGCCCTCCAGCAAAAGAAACGCGCCGTCATGGACATGGCCCTCGAAGACGACGCTGCCATCTTCGCTGGCGTCACGGATGAGGAACTGGACGAGCTCCTGCAGTGA